AAAAAGTGAATTTTGAAGACCGTGCGGATATCTATGTAATTAATACCTGTTCGGTTACCGACAACGCCGATAAAAAATGCCGGAAAGTAGTTAAAGAAGCTTTAAAGCATTCTCCGGACGCTTTTATTACCATTGTGGGCTGTTACGCCCAGTTAAAGCCCGAAGAAATCTCGAATATTCCGGGAGTAGATGCCGTATTAGGCGCTGCCGAAAAATTTCAGTTAGTAGATATTCTGGACGGTTTTGTAAAAAAAGACAAGCCACAAGTACACGCAAGCGCTATTTCGGAAGCCAATACGTTTCATAATGCTTACTCCATTGGCGATAGAACGCGTACTTTTTTAAAAGTGCAGGATGGCTGCGATTATTCCTGTTCTTTTTGCACCATACCACTGGCTCGGGGCAAGAGCCGGAGCCAAACCATTAGTTCAGTAGTAAATTCGGCCCAGGAAATTGCGGCATCTGGCGTTAAAGAAATTGTGTTAACCGGCGTAAACCTCGGCGATTTCGGCATTTTGCCGGGGCAAGGCCGCCAGCAAACATTTTACCACTTAATCCAACAACTAGATCACGAAGTTACCCAAATCGACCGGTTCCGGATTTCTTCCATTGAACCTAATTTATTAACCAACGAGATTATCCGTTTTGTGGCGCAATCGCAACGGTTTGTGCCGCATTTTCATATTCCCTTGCAATCCGGATCGAACAAAATTTTAAAATTAATGCGGCGGCGCTACCAGCGGGAATTATACCGCGAGCGGGTAATGGAAATTAAAAAAGTAATGCCGCACGCCTGCATTGGCGTAGATGTAATCGTGGGTTTTCCGGGCGAAACCGATGAAGATTTTATCGATACCTATAATTTTTTAAACGAACTCAATATTAGTTACCTGCACGTTTTTCCGTATTCGGAGCGGCAAAATACCAAAGCCATCAACTTGCAAGGCAGCGTGCCCTTAGGCGAAAGAAACCGGCGAGCCAATATGTTGCGCATTTTATCTGAAAAGAAAAAGCGCTTTTTCTACGAACAACACGTGGGTTACGAAACTACCGTATTGTTTGAGGCCGATGTAACCAATGGCCTGATGGAAGGCTTTACCAATAATTATTTGCGGGTACAGGTGAAATATGATCCTATTCTGGTAAATGAGTTAAAACGGGTTCGTTTAACCGGGGTAAACGCGGCAGGTTTAATGGAGGCCGAAGAAGTATACGCGGAAGTATATCAGCATTAATTAGTGAGTACCGGTAACGCAGATACCGGAGTTTCCGGAATTACAGGCTGTTTCTCCCGTTCTTTATGTAACCGAAAACGTACCCCAAAAGATAAACTGATTAAGCTGGGATAGCCGGGCACAAAGGTAGTCGAGAAATCCAGTTTATCGGTTAGTTGGTAATTGTACTCCAGCTCGCCGGCGTACGGAATAAACTTATACTGCCATTTAGCATCCGGTTTTCCGTTAAAAAAACCCGAATCCTGGTAGCCAGGCAAACTATACCAGTTGCGGCGGTAGATAAAGGTGGGCCCCATGCCCCCACTCAGCTCGTGTCGCTTATTTTTAAAAATCATGGCCCGGAAACCAATGTGCGTAAACCCACCCAGGAGCGCTGCACAATCGGTATAAAGCGCCTGAATGCCTTTCACCGAAAATTTATCTGGTTTTATAAAGCTTTCGTAGGAGGCCATGCCGCCTAAGTTAAAAACAAAATACCCTTTATTATCGGGGTTAAGGGGCATTAACGGTGCATTAGGGTCTCCTTTGGGATGCAGGCTTAAACCAAAGTACTTAATGCCGAAATAGTTTTGGGAAAAGGTTTCTTGCGTTAACCCGACCGAAAGTAGTCCCACAACAACCCAAACTCGCTTAAACTGGTTACTTAAAGTACGCCGCATCCCAAAAAATTTAAAAATTTGAATGTACTCGCTGCTGCAATTGTGGGTTTATAAATATATTATTCCAGAAAATCTTAAAACGTAACGCTTCTCAAAATTCAGCAATCTAATCCGCTTTATTTCTAACCTAATAACCTGATTTATAACATAAAGTTTAACTTTTGGCAAGAAGCTTTTACCTACATTTTATTAAAATCAGGCGATTGTTTCTTCCTCTATGGGGTATTGCATCATCCGGTCTAACCGTCCTTCTTTCAGGTAAAAGTAATTATTTACAAAATGCGGTACTTCGTCGGCGTAATGCGATACCAGAATTAAAGTAGTATCGGGGGTGCAGTAATTTTTTAAAAGTTGGGTAGCCCGTTGGATGTACTCCCGGCTTAATCCCTGTAAAGGTTCGTCCCAGATTAACAAAGCCGGATTTTTAAGCACCGAACGGATAAGTAAAACCAATCGTTGTTCGCCCGCTGACATTTGCAGGAATGGTTTGGTGAGTAAATCTAACCGGTCAAAAAAAGCAAAATGATTCTGAATTTGCGCTTCCTGCTCGGTAGTTAAAGTTTTAGGCCGGGTTAGGGTATCGGTATAACCGGTGGCCGCTACTTGCTGCCCCGATAAGGGTTGCCGGAAATACAAATGCAACTCCGGCGACACAAACCCCATGCGTTTTTTAATATCCCAGATGCTTTCGCCGGTGCCTTTCCGTTTATCAAACAAATAAATTTTATTCGCAAAAGCCTGCGGATTATCGGCATAAATTAAAGATAGAATGGTGGTTTTACCCGAACCGTTAGGCCCGATTAAGGCCCACTTCTCCCCTTTCTGCACCGTCCAGGAAATGTTTTCCAGAATGGTTTTATTCTGATAACGCACAAATACGTTTTCAAACTTTACGGCAGTTGCAAAGTCAATTTTTGCTTTAGGTATAGTAGTTAATTGTAAATCTTGGCTTTGATCCGAATTCTCATCCTTTGCGGCGCCCTCTGTTTGTAATTTTTTAAAAAAGTCGGCGCGCGATAAGACAGCTTTTATTTTAAAATCGTCCAGCCAAAGCACTTGGGTAATGCTTTCGGGGATTTCCTGTTGGTTAGTGGCCAGTAAAATTTGCGTGCCCTGCTTTATTACATTGTTAATAATAGCGTTTAGTTGCTGTCGCGATTTTTCGTCTAAACCGGTAAAAGGATTATCCAGGATGAGTAGTTTTGGTTTTTGCAGCAAAGCCCGCGCAATTTGCAACTTGCGGGTTTGGCCATTGGATAGTTTAATTAAGGTCTCGGGCAATAACTCTTTTAATTGTAGCAGGTCTATAATTTCTTCTATCTCGGCGTAAGTACAGGTTGTGGTTACATTGGCAAGTATTTCGCGCACGGTAGGTATGGCAATTTCACTTTCCAAACTTTGGTAGCGTTGCTGGTAAAACGCCCGCTCGTAATTAAAAAAGGAGTTTTGCTGCTGAAAAGTAATTAAGGCCGAATGCGCCCGGAAGCTAGAACGATCCACGGTTTGCAGTTCAGCGTCCGTATTTACCCGTACCTTCAATTCATAATTACCCGACCGCAAAGGCAATTGCCCCGCTAGAGCCGACAAGAAAGTAGTTTTACCGGCCCCCACGGCTCCGTAAATGGCCCATTGTTCGCCGGGTTTAAATTGCCAACTCAAGTCAGAGAAAACTACTTGGTTTTGGCGGGTAAAAGTAGCCTGGCTCAAGGTAATGGCTACCGAACCAGCCGTATCATTTTTTAAATTATTCATGAATTTACAAGTACGCAACTGCTCCTTATGGTGTTCACACCGGAATTTAAATGCGCAGTAGTTGTTTTTCTGTGGCAGTTTACCGGTTAAAAAATGCCGAACAAAGTGATTTTTTAAATTTTTGCCTGCGTAGCTTCCGGTTAAATACTATTTAAGCAAAACACTTCCAATTTAAACTGGCCGAAATAAGTGGCGGGTTTTTACTCGCGTCCGTAAAAGTAAAGCTTTACTTGCTGGGCTAAACCTTTCTCGCTTAAGGTAAAAAATCCGGAATTGTCTGTGGCAAAAGTAATAGCTTCGCCTTGCGGCTCAATATTATAAGGCAGGTTAGTGAAATCCCGCTGCAAGGCGTCGGCCAGTGTTTCGTTATTTGGCCGGGCATAATAGTACAGGCTGGTGTAGGTTTTTAGTAATAATTCTTTGCCATCCGGCGAAATGGCCGCGGCTACAATGCCACTGTATTTGGTAGTGCCTACCAACGTAGCCGTATTTACCGCGGCATAATTAAAAGGAGCAGTTAAGCGGTACAACTTACCCGGGCTATCGCGCTTGGTTATAATGTAAATGTCCTGGGTGGTAGGGTCCACGAGAAAGGCTTCGGCATCGTGCGAGCCATCGGGGTATTTAAATTTTATCTTTTTTACATTATCTACGGTGGTGGCGGTAGCGGCTGGTTCGGCAAACTGGTAAATGGTATACTCCGGGTATTTACTGTCGTTGTCGCCGATGTCACCAATAAAAACATCCGTGTTGCTTAAAGCCATTTCTTCCCAATCGCGGTTTACGGCCCCTTTTATGGTTATCTGTTTTACTACTGTTCCGTTATGGTCCAGTAAGTAAAGTTGGTTGGGGCGGCCACTATCTTCCTGCACCCACATTTTACCCGGGTTTGTTTTACTATCGGCAATGCCGGAGGCTTCTTCAATAATGGGGGTAACCGTTACTTCGGTAGGTGTTTTTTTAAATTTTTCCTTTTGGCTGAACGGCGACTGAATTTTGTCGTCGCAGGCAGTTTGGCTTACCAACAAAGCCATTAAACCCCAACTTTTTACTACTGTTTTCATGTACCAATAAGTATCGTTTTTACTTTAATCTTTTTTAAGCACAATAACTGTAATTTAAACTTTTCGGTTGATTGTGTTCGGTGTTTTTCGCAAACTCAAAATTAAGGGTTGCTTTTAAATTACTTTATCTATATTTAACAAGTAACTGCTGCCACTTAAAAGAAAAGCGCGCATTTATTTTTTAAAAATTTAAAATCTAACGTTTTAAGAACCAAGGCCTATTCTATGACATTCGCTGATTTACAACCTTCGCCCACCTACGCTAGCGCTTATAAAACCCGGGTAGCTTATTTTTCCATGGAATTCGCCATTCACCAGCCGTTAAAAATTTACTCCGGAGGCCTGGGCTTTTTGGCGGGCTCGCACATGCGCAGCGCCCACGAATTACAACAAAACTTAATTGGCGTGGGCATTCTCTGGAAGTTTGGTTATTACGATCAGATTCGCAAAGCCGACCAATCCATGAACGTATTGTTTCAGGAAAAGCTGTATTATTTCGTAAAAGATACGGGTATTCGGTTTCAAATTGATATCAACAACTCACCGGTTACGGTAGCCGCCTATTACCTGGCTCCTGAAGTGTTTAACACGGTGCCGATGTTTTTTCTTTCTACGGATTTACCGGAGAATGATTACCTGGCGCGTACCACTTCTTATTACCTGTACAACTCCGATACGGCTGGCAAAATTGGCGCCAGTATTTTACTGGGCGTAGGGGGCGCCAAACTGCTGGACCTGCTCGAATACAACCCGGAAATCTATCATTTTAACGAAGCCCACCCTTTGCCCGCGGCTTTTTACCTGTACAATAAATTTAAAAATTTAGCCGAAGTTAAAAAACGCGTGGTATTTACCACCCATACCCCCGAAGAAGCCGGTAACGAAAAAAACGACATTCATTTATTAAACAAAATGAGCTACTTCTGCGGTACCCCGCTCGAAGAAGTGCGGCAAATTACCGGCGAATGGGGCGAAATATTTAATCATACGCTGGTGGCTTTGCGCATGGCCAAAATTGCCAACGGGGTTTCGGAAATGCACGGCGAAGTGGCCCGCCAAATGTGGAATGCCTACCCCGATATTTGCCCGATTTTACACGTTACCAATGCCCAAAATTTTAATTATTGGGCTGACAGCCAATTGTACCAGACCTTAAAAACTAACGACAATGAAGGCCTATCGAAAAGAAAAAAAGAATTAAAAATAGAATTGTTCGAAGAAGTTGCCAACCAGGTAGGCGATATTTATAAAGAAAATGTAATTACCATTGTGTGGGCGCGCCGCTTTGCCGGTTACAAACGGGCCGATTTGCTGCTCCGGGATTTGGCTCGTTTCGAGCGGTTGGTAACCAACACCCAATACCCAGTACAAATAATCTGGGCGGGCAAGCCGTACCCCATGGATTACGGCGCCATTGGCACCTTCGACCGTTTGGTGCAGGAATCTAAAAAGTTTCCGAATTGCGCCGTTATGGTGGGCTACGAATTAAAACTATCTAAATTATTAAAAGGTGGCGCCGATATTTGGTTAAATAACCCCCGCATCCGCAAAGAAGCTTCGGGTACCAGCGGCATGACGGCGGCCATGAACGGTGCTTTAAATTTCTCGATACCCGACGGCTGGATTCCGGAATTTGCTCAACACGAGCACAACAGTTTTATCGTGCCGCCCGCCGAAGGCAACATGACCGAGTTTGAAATGGATGAATTTGACCACAGCAATATTTTGGACATGCTCGAAAACGTAATTTTGCCCATGTACTACGATGAGCCGGAAAAATGGCAGCAGATGGTAAAAAACAGCATGACCGAAATTATTCCCACTTTCGAATCAGGCCGGATGGCCGATGAGTATTACAAAAAGATTTATAACGCTTAATTTCTATAAATTATACCTACGGCAGAGCTTCTGATAAATAAGTATGTATAAATCAGAAGTTCTGCATTTTTTAAATTTTTTCTTTTCCCGGAGCACCTAAAAACAAACCTGATCTGGTGAGATTGGCTAAAATTTTAAAAATTCAGTATAAACAATGTGCTTGATTGCCGTAAGATGAGTTAAAAGCAAACAAGTAATTGCATGAGTGTAGAAAAAGGACCGGTGACGCCTCAACAGGCAACCTCCGGGATGGCGCAAATTGTAGAACGTAACATAAACGCGCTTTTAAAGCGCCGGCAGCATGAAGCCGCCAATCGAACCTGGCAAGATAAACTAGCGGATGGCGTCACAAAATTTGCCGGCAGCATGCTGTTCGTTATCATTCACCTGGTTTTATTTGGCACCTGGATTTTGTGGAATTCCAAGTTATTTCCGGTTAAACCTTTTGATCCATCGTTGGTAGTTTTGGCCATGTTTGCTTCGGTAGAGGCCATTTTCTTGTCAACTTTTGTGCTGATTAGCCAGAACCGGATGGCCGCCATGGCCGATAAACGCGCGGATTTAGATTTACAGGTAAGTTTACTAGCCGAGCACGAAATTACCCGCTTAGTTACTTTGGTCAGCCAAATCGCCAAAAAAATGGACATTCTGGAATCGCATAATCCGGAAATCTCGGAACTGGAACAAGATGTTCACCCGGAGAAAGTGTTGGATTCCATCGAAAAGTTTGAGGACAAGTACAACGCTGCACCTGGTACAGACCTGTAATGCACTACCTATTCGTAACGCAGCGATTCAATGGGATCTAATTTCGAAGCCCGGAATGCGGGATAATAACCCGAAATTAAGCCTACGCCCACGCAAACCATTAAACCCACAAATACCCACAACCAGGGCACTATAAAGCCCCCATTCCCAATTAAAGAAGCAACGGCATTGCCCATCAATACCCCGAAAAGTACGCCGGCTATGCCGCCCAAAAAGCAGATCACAATGGCTTCAATTAAAAATTGCTGTCTGATTTGTTTGGCAGTAGCGCCCAAAGCTTTTCGGACGCCGATTTCCCGGGTACGTTCGGTTACCGAAACCATCATAATGTTCATTAAACCAATAGAAGCACCCAGCAATGTAATAAACCCAACCAAGCCGCCGCCTACTTTTAAATAACCGGTTATTTCGTTCATGGATTTCAGCATGGAGTCGCTGCGGTTAATTTCAAAAGAATCTTCCTGTCCCAGTGGGTCGCGCCGTACTTTCCGCATAATGCCCGTAGATTCGGCCATGGCGTAAAACAAGCTTTCTTTTGATAAAACTACCGTTTTAATTTCGTAGGTAAGTGCTTTTTGGCGAGGCATTTGGTTGCCGGTAACTAAAGGAATAATGATTAAGCGGTCCGCGCCACCGCCCCCCATGTTATTGCCGCTTTTTTCTAATTGGCCCACCACTTTAAACCGGCGCCCCAGCATAAATATGGAATGGCCCACCGGGCTTTTTCCTTTAAATAACTTTTCACTGATTTCGTTACCCACAATGGCTACATTGGCACCATTTTCTAACTCACTGTTAGAAAATGGCCGGCCCACTTCTACGTTGTAGTTTTCGTTGAGCAAATAATTTTCGTCGCCGGCCTGTACGTTAATGTTGGGGTTGGTTTTAACGTTACCGTTTTTAACAATGGTAGCGCCCGAAATAAAAGCCGATAAACTTACCCGGCCATTATCGCCGGTAAGTTCTTTGTACTGCCGGGCTTGCAAGTAAGTAATGGGCGGATAAATCCGGCCTTGCCGGCCATTTTCGGAGTACCGGTTGGTATAGCCTTTGCTCACAATATCGTAAGAGTTGGCACCTAACGAAGAAAACGTTTGATCGATGGAGTATTTTATAGAATCTACCGCCGTTAATATTCCCACCAACGACATAATGCCGATGGATACAATTAAAGCGGTTAAAATCGTGCGCAACAGGTTACTTTGAATCGAGCGTAAACCTTCTTTAATATTTTCAATTAAATTCATGCGTTTTCTACATTTAAGTAACCCACCTTTAAATTTTAATCGTTAAAACCAGTTCAGGTAAGTTTGTTTAAAATTAAGGGCAATTTCTGAAAAAGTACGCGTTTATAAGGTAAAAATGTGTAAGTTACACTAGTTTAATATTCCGGAAAGCAAATGATTAATAAGTTTATAGGCACTTGCGTGCTGTTACTAGGTATCGCCTTAAAAAGCTTGGCGTCGCAGGTGCTCATACCCATGGATGCCACCCAGAAAGATCACTTAAAATCGTATGGTTTAGCTTACTGGGTGCTTAAAAACCAGGTGGAGGTAGATTGGCTGTTAAATTATAAAGGCGGGGCTTTTGCTTTTCCGCACAGTTCCCGGCTGGAAAACGAAATGGTAGTGCGGGGTGTAAGTTACCAGGTTATTTCGGATGCGCAATACAATCAAATATTGGCGCAAATTGCGGCGCCGGAATCGAACATGGATGTTATGAAATTGGAAAAAGTGCCGAAAGTAGCCGTATACTCCCCTAAAACCAAGCAACCCTGGGACGATGCCGTTACGCTGGTACTTACTTACGCCGAGATACCTTACGACATTATTTACGACGAAGAAGTAATGGAAGGCGTGTTACCCAAGTACGATTGGCTGCACTTGCACCACGAAGATTTTACCGGGCAATACGGCAAGTTTTACATGACTTACCGCAATTACCCGTGGTACATTGCCCAGCAACAAGAATCTGAAGCCACTGCCAAGAAAAATGGGTTTAATAAAGTATCTCAGTTAAAATTAGCGGTAGCAAATAAAATCAAAGAATTTTGCGCCGGCGGCGGTTTTATGTTTGCCATGTGTTCGGCCACCGATACCTACGATATTGCCCTGGCCGCCAACGGTGTTGATATTGTAGAGGCCATGTTTGACGGCGATGCTGCCGATCCCAATGCCCAGCAAAAACTGGATTACAGCAAAACATTTGCGTTTAAAGATTTTATCATAAGCCGCAATCCCTACGATCCGGAGTTCTCTAACATTGATAACCAGCAGCACGAACGGGGTTTAATGGAAAGTAACGACTTTTTTCAATTATTTACTTTTTCGGCCAAGTGGGACCCAATCCCTACCATGCTTACCCAAAACCACGAAAAAACGGTAAAAGGTTTTATGGGCCAGACTACCGCTTTTAAAAAGCAATTAGTTAAATCGGATGTGATTGTAATGGGCGAAACCAAATCGGCGAACGAAGTGCGCTATATGCACGGTACGTTGGGCAAAGGTACCTGGACTTTTTACGGCGGCCACGATCCGGAAGATTACCAGCACCACGTGGGCGAAGAACCCACCGACCTGGCCTTGCACCCAAATTCGCCGGGTTACCGCTTAATTCTAAACAACATTTTATTCCCGGCAGCTAAAAAGAAAAAGCTGAAGACGTAGCAGTTGGTCGTTGTTACTCGTTATTCGTTTCTAGCTGCTAAATAAAATTTTAAAAATTTATTAATTTCAGATAGCGCCTAACGGACAACAACTAACATGAAAGCTGTTTCGCATTCTAAAATCAAATAATTAAAGGTACCAACCAATAGCTTTTAGGAGTAGTATTTTGTGGAGCTATCCCGTTTTGGTGGTGGAGACACCCTCAAAGGCGAAAAGATTAATAGACTTTGGTAAACGGTACTTAATGCATTCGGTCGGGTCGGTGCTCCAGGTTATTAATGATATCGGCTTCAATCTTTAACAATTCTTGCAATCGGGCATCTACTACATCGGCGGGCATGTATTCTTTGGCTAGTTTCACAAAACTCACGTAATGCCCGGCTTCTGATGCCATTAATTCGTAGTAGAATTTTTGCAAACCCGGATCGGCAATGTTTTTCCAGAGCAATTTAAACCGTTCGCAACTGCGGGCTTCAATTAAGGCATTAATGAGTAAGTGATCCATTAATTGGCGTTCCCGCTTATCGCCCTTCCGGATGTGTTTACTTAACTCCACTACGTATTCATCGGGCCGGTTACGGCCTAATTGGTAGCCTCTTTTTTTTAACTCTTCCAGTACCCGCTCAAAGTGTCCCCATTCTTCGGCCACTAAAGCCGTCATTTCGTCAACCAATTTGGTTTTGTCGGGGTATTTCACAATTAACGAAATAGCCGATGTAGCCGCTTTTTGTTCGCAGTAGGCGTGATCTACCAAAATTTCTTCGATGTTTTTCTCGGCAATATTTACCCACCTTGGGTCGGTCGGTAATTTTAATTTTAATATAGTTTTGCCCGGATTATTTATTTCTTCCATTGTGTAAAGTTACAGGTTATTTAGTTGAAAAGTTGGAAGGTTTTAAAGTTGAAAAGTTAACCTTCAACTTCTGTCTAGAAATGTTTTGTTTTCAACTCAAGTAAATGTATCCCATTGGTCAGTTAGAATTAACGCACCAATCTTCTGAAAATCGGAGAACAACTAATACTAATTTTTAAATATTCAACCTTTTAACTTTCCAACCTTCCAACTCTTTAATCAAAAAACATCCAGCGGATGCCGAAGGTTAAGTTGCGGGGCTGGCCCAGGTAAATAGGCGTAGTAAAATAACCATCTGCCGGGAAGCCTTGGTTTACGTGCGCCATTTTCACGAAAATGTTAAAAGACTTTATATCCGCCGTTACAAAAACATCAACTAAAGGATAGGTTGGAATGGAAAAACCGTTTTGCAAATAGAACTGCTGGGTAGCAGGCATGTAGGCATCAGCAAAGTATTTGTCCTGCACGTACACTTCCCCTCCTACCTGACCGTACAAAGCTTTTTTAAACAAATGCCCTTGGAAATACACTTTGCTGTTCACCATCCATTGGGGTATTCTAATTACCTCGGCCTTGCTGTTATCGGTGTAGTTAAAATTGTTCTCCCAATGAAAATTCTTCAATGCTAAATGGTGCTTCAGGGTTAAAGTGTACAGCTGCAATTGGCCGGGAGCCTGCACCGGAATAGCTTTTTCGTTGTAGTAAACAAAGTTTTGCAGGTTAGTCCGGGCAAATTCCAGGTTTACCGTATTCCGGAACAAAGTACCATCTACCCGAATAGCGGACCGGTCGGCCACCACATTCCGGTAGTCGTTTTTCCATTCAAAATGGTTAGAGATTACCTGCTGCTGGGTTAAAGTAGGCGAATAAGAAGTACGCGATTGCGATACGGTTAAAAACTTGAGCCGCAAGGCTGCATCCAAACGGTAATCGCGGAATAACTGATACTCGCCGTTAACGGTAATATTAAAAACATCCCGAAAAATAAATTCTCCGTGTCCGCCTAAAAAGTACTGCTTCAAATTCTTCTTGAATCCTACCTGAACGGAATCATTTAGCGGGCCTGGCAAAACCTGTTCCACGTTAAGCAACTGGTTGCGGTAACTTACATTCCTGTTTTTAAAATATGCCTGAAAGAAATGCAGTTTGCTATCGCTCATTACTCCAATGGAGTTTTCGAACATCCGGAACTCACTCGCATCGGAAGTTCGAAGAGTATCGTAATAAACATTGGGGTAAAAATAGGTGCTGTCATTTTTTTTATTTACAGTAAAATAATTTAACCCGGTGTCTTTAAAGCGGTTAAACTGCGACCGGTAATCTAAAGTGTGGTACACTTTAAAGTAATCTTTGGCGATGCGATATACCTGACCCAAATGGGCATTTTTACGATATTCCTTGTTCGTGGCAGTGTTTAAAAATACCTGTACGTTATCGGTTTGGTATAAACTATCAACACTGCTTTCGGGATCATCCCGCTGAATCCCTCCGGACTCTACAATGGCATGTTCAGCATAATTTACGTTGGCAAACAAATGATACCGGTTTTCTTTGGACTGAATATGCGTAAACAAAGTAAATCCGGTTCGTTCTACTTGCCGGGCCCCCCGGGTGGTGGCGGTGCCGTAAAACTTTTCGCTCGAAATCCGTTCGTATGTAAAACCTACGCTGGCATTTTCGTTCACGTTCCGGCTAAAAGTACCGTCGAAAATTTGTTGCCCGTTGCCCCCTTGCACGTAACTTAACCGAGAATAAGGCGATTTAGAGTCGAAATACGTTTGATTGGCCGGATTGTAGTTATACCGGTCGAAAATAGAACGGCCATACCGGGCACCAATCTGGTCGGGCAACGAAAAATGCAAGCGTTTAGCAGGCGTAGCCAGATTGCCTAAGTCCTGGTAAAAAGTAGTATCGTGGTACCAGTTCCGAATTTGTTGCAGGTTATTTAAGGTAGTATCTACTTGCCTCAATTCGTATTTACCCCGGAAAATATCATTTTCCTTAATTATGCGGGTAGTTTTGGGGCTGTAAATGTTAACGGTTGAGTCGTTTAAGATTTGAGCCTGGGCATCAAACAAGCCGGAAAGGCAACAGGTTAGGGCTAATACA
The sequence above is a segment of the Adhaeribacter swui genome. Coding sequences within it:
- the mtaB gene encoding tRNA (N(6)-L-threonylcarbamoyladenosine(37)-C(2))-methylthiotransferase MtaB yields the protein MKKVAFYTLGCKLNFSETSSISRIFQERGFEKVNFEDRADIYVINTCSVTDNADKKCRKVVKEALKHSPDAFITIVGCYAQLKPEEISNIPGVDAVLGAAEKFQLVDILDGFVKKDKPQVHASAISEANTFHNAYSIGDRTRTFLKVQDGCDYSCSFCTIPLARGKSRSQTISSVVNSAQEIAASGVKEIVLTGVNLGDFGILPGQGRQQTFYHLIQQLDHEVTQIDRFRISSIEPNLLTNEIIRFVAQSQRFVPHFHIPLQSGSNKILKLMRRRYQRELYRERVMEIKKVMPHACIGVDVIVGFPGETDEDFIDTYNFLNELNISYLHVFPYSERQNTKAINLQGSVPLGERNRRANMLRILSEKKKRFFYEQHVGYETTVLFEADVTNGLMEGFTNNYLRVQVKYDPILVNELKRVRLTGVNAAGLMEAEEVYAEVYQH
- a CDS encoding ATP-binding cassette domain-containing protein, with translation MNNLKNDTAGSVAITLSQATFTRQNQVVFSDLSWQFKPGEQWAIYGAVGAGKTTFLSALAGQLPLRSGNYELKVRVNTDAELQTVDRSSFRAHSALITFQQQNSFFNYERAFYQQRYQSLESEIAIPTVREILANVTTTCTYAEIEEIIDLLQLKELLPETLIKLSNGQTRKLQIARALLQKPKLLILDNPFTGLDEKSRQQLNAIINNVIKQGTQILLATNQQEIPESITQVLWLDDFKIKAVLSRADFFKKLQTEGAAKDENSDQSQDLQLTTIPKAKIDFATAVKFENVFVRYQNKTILENISWTVQKGEKWALIGPNGSGKTTILSLIYADNPQAFANKIYLFDKRKGTGESIWDIKKRMGFVSPELHLYFRQPLSGQQVAATGYTDTLTRPKTLTTEQEAQIQNHFAFFDRLDLLTKPFLQMSAGEQRLVLLIRSVLKNPALLIWDEPLQGLSREYIQRATQLLKNYCTPDTTLILVSHYADEVPHFVNNYFYLKEGRLDRMMQYPIEEETIA
- the glgP gene encoding alpha-glucan family phosphorylase, with translation MTFADLQPSPTYASAYKTRVAYFSMEFAIHQPLKIYSGGLGFLAGSHMRSAHELQQNLIGVGILWKFGYYDQIRKADQSMNVLFQEKLYYFVKDTGIRFQIDINNSPVTVAAYYLAPEVFNTVPMFFLSTDLPENDYLARTTSYYLYNSDTAGKIGASILLGVGGAKLLDLLEYNPEIYHFNEAHPLPAAFYLYNKFKNLAEVKKRVVFTTHTPEEAGNEKNDIHLLNKMSYFCGTPLEEVRQITGEWGEIFNHTLVALRMAKIANGVSEMHGEVARQMWNAYPDICPILHVTNAQNFNYWADSQLYQTLKTNDNEGLSKRKKELKIELFEEVANQVGDIYKENVITIVWARRFAGYKRADLLLRDLARFERLVTNTQYPVQIIWAGKPYPMDYGAIGTFDRLVQESKKFPNCAVMVGYELKLSKLLKGGADIWLNNPRIRKEASGTSGMTAAMNGALNFSIPDGWIPEFAQHEHNSFIVPPAEGNMTEFEMDEFDHSNILDMLENVILPMYYDEPEKWQQMVKNSMTEIIPTFESGRMADEYYKKIYNA
- a CDS encoding DUF1003 domain-containing protein — protein: MSVEKGPVTPQQATSGMAQIVERNINALLKRRQHEAANRTWQDKLADGVTKFAGSMLFVIIHLVLFGTWILWNSKLFPVKPFDPSLVVLAMFASVEAIFLSTFVLISQNRMAAMADKRADLDLQVSLLAEHEITRLVTLVSQIAKKMDILESHNPEISELEQDVHPEKVLDSIEKFEDKYNAAPGTDL
- a CDS encoding ABC transporter permease — translated: MNLIENIKEGLRSIQSNLLRTILTALIVSIGIMSLVGILTAVDSIKYSIDQTFSSLGANSYDIVSKGYTNRYSENGRQGRIYPPITYLQARQYKELTGDNGRVSLSAFISGATIVKNGNVKTNPNINVQAGDENYLLNENYNVEVGRPFSNSELENGANVAIVGNEISEKLFKGKSPVGHSIFMLGRRFKVVGQLEKSGNNMGGGGADRLIIIPLVTGNQMPRQKALTYEIKTVVLSKESLFYAMAESTGIMRKVRRDPLGQEDSFEINRSDSMLKSMNEITGYLKVGGGLVGFITLLGASIGLMNIMMVSVTERTREIGVRKALGATAKQIRQQFLIEAIVICFLGGIAGVLFGVLMGNAVASLIGNGGFIVPWLWVFVGLMVCVGVGLISGYYPAFRASKLDPIESLRYE
- a CDS encoding asparagine synthetase B, which translates into the protein MINKFIGTCVLLLGIALKSLASQVLIPMDATQKDHLKSYGLAYWVLKNQVEVDWLLNYKGGAFAFPHSSRLENEMVVRGVSYQVISDAQYNQILAQIAAPESNMDVMKLEKVPKVAVYSPKTKQPWDDAVTLVLTYAEIPYDIIYDEEVMEGVLPKYDWLHLHHEDFTGQYGKFYMTYRNYPWYIAQQQESEATAKKNGFNKVSQLKLAVANKIKEFCAGGGFMFAMCSATDTYDIALAANGVDIVEAMFDGDAADPNAQQKLDYSKTFAFKDFIISRNPYDPEFSNIDNQQHERGLMESNDFFQLFTFSAKWDPIPTMLTQNHEKTVKGFMGQTTAFKKQLVKSDVIVMGETKSANEVRYMHGTLGKGTWTFYGGHDPEDYQHHVGEEPTDLALHPNSPGYRLILNNILFPAAKKKKLKT